Proteins encoded in a region of the Cataglyphis hispanica isolate Lineage 1 chromosome 14, ULB_Chis1_1.0, whole genome shotgun sequence genome:
- the LOC126854497 gene encoding tumor necrosis factor alpha-induced protein 8-like protein isoform X1 — MELQSWLLYHLVAVTDCNQVMQSANTIGNGGGGGGSYTTGGGTGSRTRDLGLRAQKKLLGRIVSTGAGRSLFIDDATTSLLDNLYKLMESVAKSNPHLDKKEPEKVLKNIVKLSIKIGLVQRSHQFRPNDAVKLDELREALGTVAMTVVSFYEVDYSYDQEYLIGSLERCRSLVQELIKPHLTDKSSQRCDQVFDFLVYPKFLDSVFRYDSEHRPVLGMLVSDLNKALDARRL, encoded by the exons GAATACAATCGGAaatggcggcggcggtggcggatCGTATACAACCGGTGGCGGAACCGGAAGTCGCACTCGCGATTTAGGGCTGCGCGCCCAGAAGAAGCTTCTGGGTCGCATAGTATCCACCGGTGCCGGCCGATCGCTCTTCATCGACGACGCCACAACGTCGTTGCTTGATAATCTTTACAAGCTGATGGAGAGCGTCGCCAAGAGCAATCCGCACTTGGACAAGAAGGAACCCGAGAAGGTTCTCAAGAATATCGTCAAACTGTCCATTAAG ATCGGACTCGTGCAACGCAGTCATCAATTCCGTCCGAACGATGCCGTGAAACTGGACGAGCTTCGGGAGGCTCTGGGAACAGTGGCGATGACGGTCGTATCGTTCTACGAGGTTGACTATAGTTACGATCAAGAGTACCTGATAGGCTCGTTGGAACGTTGCCGATCGTTGGTGCAAGAACTGATAAAGCCGCATCTTACGGACAAGTCATCGCAACGTTGCGACCAGGTATTCGACTTCCTGGTGTATCCGAAATTCTTGGACTCGGTATTTCGATACGACTCCGAACACAGACCCGTCCTCGGCATGCTAGTCAGTGATCTCAACAAGGCGTTGGACGCCAGGCGGCTTTGA
- the LOC126854497 gene encoding tumor necrosis factor alpha-induced protein 8-like protein isoform X2 produces MFDVMQSANTIGNGGGGGGSYTTGGGTGSRTRDLGLRAQKKLLGRIVSTGAGRSLFIDDATTSLLDNLYKLMESVAKSNPHLDKKEPEKVLKNIVKLSIKIGLVQRSHQFRPNDAVKLDELREALGTVAMTVVSFYEVDYSYDQEYLIGSLERCRSLVQELIKPHLTDKSSQRCDQVFDFLVYPKFLDSVFRYDSEHRPVLGMLVSDLNKALDARRL; encoded by the exons GAATACAATCGGAaatggcggcggcggtggcggatCGTATACAACCGGTGGCGGAACCGGAAGTCGCACTCGCGATTTAGGGCTGCGCGCCCAGAAGAAGCTTCTGGGTCGCATAGTATCCACCGGTGCCGGCCGATCGCTCTTCATCGACGACGCCACAACGTCGTTGCTTGATAATCTTTACAAGCTGATGGAGAGCGTCGCCAAGAGCAATCCGCACTTGGACAAGAAGGAACCCGAGAAGGTTCTCAAGAATATCGTCAAACTGTCCATTAAG ATCGGACTCGTGCAACGCAGTCATCAATTCCGTCCGAACGATGCCGTGAAACTGGACGAGCTTCGGGAGGCTCTGGGAACAGTGGCGATGACGGTCGTATCGTTCTACGAGGTTGACTATAGTTACGATCAAGAGTACCTGATAGGCTCGTTGGAACGTTGCCGATCGTTGGTGCAAGAACTGATAAAGCCGCATCTTACGGACAAGTCATCGCAACGTTGCGACCAGGTATTCGACTTCCTGGTGTATCCGAAATTCTTGGACTCGGTATTTCGATACGACTCCGAACACAGACCCGTCCTCGGCATGCTAGTCAGTGATCTCAACAAGGCGTTGGACGCCAGGCGGCTTTGA